Genomic window (bacterium):
GAAGATTAAGTTGGTAGGAAAAGCTGTTTATTCCATAGAAGGCGGAGCTATGCTTGTCTGTCTTGAAAAAGAGCTTACAAAAGAGGTTATAAAAGCGATGGCGGAAAAACAGCCAGGCAGAGTTATATGCTTGGACCGGGGCTTTGCTA
Coding sequences:
- a CDS encoding site-specific DNA-methyltransferase; its protein translation is KIKLVGKAVYSIEGGAMLVCLEKELTKEVIKAMAEKQPGRVICLDRGFANNDQLKTNAVQIMKSKGVDDFRTV